The sequence tagttattttattgtttctaaccctaaaaaatattttttttctggtGCATAAGACACGTGTatgtcaaatttcacatttctaGGAAATAGGGAATTGGAAAACAAAATACAGTTCTTCGAGGGGTTGCAACCACTTTTCAACCACTGTTGGTGTTCAGTGTTATAATACTTTAGATTTAGAACTTAATTCATGAGGAAGGCTTAGTCTTTTATGTATAGAGATTACGTGTAAACAAAGTAAGAAACAAGTATACGACTTTTTGTCTATTGCTATGGCATAACATAACATAATGATACAGACTGATACGAAGTTGAGTTTAGGTCCATGACACCACGAAGTGTGATAATTCCATATTGGGGTTTATAATACTcagcaaattttttaataaaattattagactGATAACTAAGAgaaagaaaataaggaccaaagaacatattttaaaggGCTTAAACTTAATTTAGAAAAACGAAGGCCAAACCTACAAACCAGCACGGGAGCCTGGatataaacctaatatttttatcttgttcGGATGAAAATGATATTTGATTGTTGTCAGTGAACATATAGCAAGAATAAATTTACAACGTAGAAATCGATGTATAGAAACTTATACAAACAGAAattcaatttataacttttatatatgctgtagttgtatttttttaacctaATACCTAACtctttaatcattttaattttatctgcatcccatttgtaataaaatatttctttcatagaTTATTAAGACTGGAAATAAGACGAAACTCTAGCTTAATTGCCTTATCTTCTGTACATTCATTACAAATCATAGCAATTACGACATATATTTCTAGTGACCATTACTTTTAAGCATTTAAACAGCTTGTATAAATTTACAGAACGATCGGGCCTTCGTTTCGTGGACAATGCTGACTTTGAGACGCTGTTTCCAAGACAGAATACAAACGTTTTGAAACTTTccagtacaatttatttttttttagttcacaaacaaaaatatttacaaaaatttgaaaaactgttaaaaatctaaattaaaaagttgtattgatTACATCaggtattaaagtatttttaatttctggATCAAATATCCAAGATATTTGTCTGTCTTTGGGATACTTTAACTAACTATAAACACACGAATTTGGTTATCCTAGCAGTTATTATTTgtctattattttgtaatacactATCTACGATAGTTAACCACCTTGATTTATGAAGTCATAAATCCGAAAACACTTTTTACTAAAAGCTAAATTTTTTAACTTGGCAACAATTTGTGTACAAATTTACTATGAAATAGGTATATTTATAACGAGAACATAAGTTTAGCTGGCGAATTCGAAAAAAGAATTTGAACGTCAGAATGCAACTAGATACCTTTGATGGCATTAATAACTAAGTGAAATTTACTTACACCATAGAACTCAATAAAAGTGAGGTCCTCATTAATATTTTGATTGGCACAACTTTCTTCTTCCAGCAACAAGAGAGGGGAGGGTGGCATGAACTCTGAAGGTGGTTTTGGCCCGGATTCTTCCTTGGTAACTTTTGGCGGATTGCAACCTCCGCAATCGGTAATTCCTATGCCTGTCCCTATACAAAGACATAAAATTAAATGCTTGAATATAAGTTTAGTTACGATCAATGCAAATACAAAACTAATCATGTTTGTAATGTTATGAATGATATCTTAAAGGGCATTAACAATGAGGGGATTACTTTAAATATACACCACACCACGTTTCGTAgcaggctttgctaaggttgaatgcaaaatttcaaatccagcTCATTTAATTTGCGAGATGTCTTGCAGAGAGATCGACAGGAAGAGAAGTTGACACGAAAATTACGCACAGTAGAAGTTAGTAATGTAGAAACGAAATTTCATGGAAAATGTTTAccttacatatgaaatatttcttgacaTGTCTTGcgacatgatacattcaaatttttatcaatttaattggGATTTATGTAATAAAAGTCTATACACGAAGtcactgtaaaattatattgtatgtgtTGTGCTATTTAGGCTACTTGTATTAATGTGTCAAACGTTTGAATTTcgtatgggtgtattgagtttagTAACAGATTTCTTTATTCTGTtgttttctcgtttccatcatggttacccatgatACCAATTACATGGAAGCTTTGTGATCGTTACATGGAATTTCAAATCGTGAGTTCTTTTTCGTAATTCGTGCGGACGGAAATCCTTTCAGCCCCacaagtaataggcttcgctcaAGTGCAGCCAAATCAGACCTTGACACtaactgcaaaatataaaatttatttttttaaatgttaaaataacaatacattaaattGAACTATTTAACTCTATATTTCCCTTATCATCCTATCGAACAGTTCAaatttatgttagtataatgcatctcagactatttatttcataccttttttaataaaaataccaacTTTATATTAGAACGCATGAGAAATTCCCTTACTCGTAGTATTACCTACGCCTTTTGGTAGGCTATCTCATTATATGTAACATTACGACTGGTTTAATGTTGTTTACGCCTGTTTGACAACATCAACAGTTATAATAACAGTGAGTGATAATTAGTTTTCAATGACGCCCCAAGCATATTTTTTATCTCATGCAATACTAAGGAATGTAAATGcacattattttctgtaatattaatatgGGTCTCTTTTGCTTCACTTTCTTGGCTCCACCCCAAAATGAATAGCTCAAAATATTGCTTGGAATCTTTTCTAATACAcagttatgttattatttattagctCAGATTTAGCTATCACTTGAGGtgctggatatatatatatatatatatatatatatatatatatatattcattatataaatttacagttaataataataaattaccataataaTGGTCAGTtaattagtatttagtattattttctgACTCTCTTTGTGTTGCGGACCATATCTATATAATTCTGAGTTTAGTAAGTGAAAGGCAAGtcgaaaaatgtataaaattggcGTGAAAGATGTCACTGCTAAAGTTGGCCGGTGTATTGTACTATTTTAGTAAACATATcgactatttttaaacattattgtattcattttaccagcttcttcttattggaagtaaatgcttaatatatgatcaaacactccaataaatgaaaattttttattttacttacaaacaatttaaacttaaataaaaacatatgtcttgaaaaatacaaagagataagattttaaaggccaggaagtatgcctactgtatatgtaaaaattaatatttaattggattaaaggcagtaacgatgaattttgtagaggtccaggctcattatttactaaataattttggttcttctgcataaaaatagtttcgtaagcatcgaggaatttgttgtttttaatttcttttaataatttgacttgtgaaaagcagtgtccagtatgaagtgcatgtttcgccatggccgatctttcctcttgttgatacttcagacatgctttatgttcctttactctcttttttattttcctttttgtttggccaatatattttaaattacagttgtcacaattaatttgatagattccagatttttcatcatgatctattttattctttggatttcctaatatgttttttagttttattttggaatttgaggatacattaatactggcatgtttttttttaacttttagcaatttctgtagttaaattgttgtaagacacagatatcgatttttcaggttctttgaaTTTAGTTTGAAAGAGAGttagttgttctagaatttctttcaataattttctttttttttatcatgttgtcaatcatttccattttgtaaccattaaataatgcaatttctttaattttctttacttcctttttataattttcaattgatagaGAGGTATGTAAGCGCCTGtggattaaactgtgaaaagctgctcttttttgtgaatggggatgaaattaaaatactaccGGAAATAATTCTTCCAAAGatacattggttaaaaatttgTCTTCATACAGATTTACGGTTGCAGAGTTATCAATgttgaataaaggtttaaactaCGGCATAAAATCTTGTAAAGAACAAGAAGATGTATTTGTTGATGTtgaatcaaacataaaatttttaaataatgatcaaaGAAATGCAATTAGAAGTGATATAAATTCAACTCTTCTTAAATCTAAAACTAAGCAATGTacaaaaagtaattcaaaatCATCTCAAGACGTCTTTAgatataacaataatgtaataaaatcattaaaaagcatCATTAAAAGATGTTTTCTACCTTAAAGCGGACAAAAGTAACACAATTGTTATATtagataaaagtgaatattattcaAGAGTGGAAAATATGCTTCAAGATGGTCCTTATGTAGAAATCAACAAAAATTCTCTAAATCAACAAATTGCGTCGGTCACAGCTTCATTAAGACACTGCAAGACAATAATAtcgaaagaaatttcaaaatcactCACTGTATCAAATCCAATTATACCAAGATTGTACTGTcttcctaaaatacataaaccaggAAACTTAACGAGGCCCATAGTATCTTGTATAAATTCGCCttcttattttatatcaaaatggtTAGTGCAAGAGTTTCAACAATTTGAATTCCCCCCAACTTTTTCCATTAAAGATAGATATGATTTCTTAAACTCTACAAAAGATGTTAAGATCGAACAAGACGAATATCTTGTATCATTTGATGTTCAATCTCTTTATCCTAATGTACCTATTAAAGATAGCATACAAATCATCGAGGACTGGCTGATTtccataaatttagaaaaaaactattgttaaagagtacattaatttagtCAATCTTAGCATGtcacaaaatgtgtttcaatttcgaGACAAATATTGCACACAGTGTTATGGTACTGCCATGGGAAATCCCCTTTCATGTTTTATCGCCGCATATTGACATGACGTTCCATCAATGGCAGCCTTGTGTGATAGTGACCCAAGTGAAATTTCTGTTTTCATGTAATTCCCTCTTTATACAAGCAATAGCCGTTTTTGTTGTTGGGTCCAGTATAGTTAACCATTTTAGAATGTTTCTTGCTACCAGATTtaagttttatatcagtctttttCAAAGTTTCAGCTTTTATTTGTTGATAGAGGAAGACGAAATAGTGGGTCTGCTGCTGAATTACTGCTTCCTGGAATATACTGTGTGTACCAAATTTTATGCATACTGAGGGGATTTtagaaactataagagatacagtaAAGACTAAATGGACAAAGTGATTTGtaataacaaaaccaaaaataattaatgcaaacCACCAAGTATGTAACAAAAACCACATATTAGTTGTCAATTAGGCTAACTGGACACCACTCCTGATAAGGGTATGATAAGTTCTTTCGTCTTGAAGCATCAATGTCCTCTGGTGTTgtacaacattaaaaacatttttattagtgaaTCAAACATGGACACAAACTATCGTAGTGACAAAACAAGTGCTTCAGAAATCGGCAGTATTTGCACAATAGCATCAGTGGTAGAAGGATcacttttagaaaaatataatgttattttaacaacGCAACAGGATTAACAAATATTAGgtaaatattataagataaagTATTATTACATCAAATCAATCATACACAGACCAAAATCTATACTTTTCATTCTAAAAAGGCGGCTGATAGCGAAATAGATAGACTTAAGAAAAGATAATCAAACCGGTTGAACCAACTGTAATATCGATAGaagttgtttttagatttaacaGCTTAAAAAAATTGTCGTTGATTTACGGGATGCCTTTTAGCAATTTCCCTGACAACCTggaatttatcaatatttaccCATAGCTATTCACAAAGGAAAACATTTACTGTAGGTTTTATCTTTAATAACTAGTTCAGTTTCATTTGtcacttttcaatattttttaattgaacatcATATACATACCGGAAGTTGATAGTGTGAGGTGGTTTTTAAGGTTTACTGAGTTAGGCCTGCACTTCAATGAAGGTGGTTTGAAAGATGTAGCTGTAATATTTGGCTGGTGATAACCGGAAGTTCTATCAGAGTTGGCTAGTGTATACCGGAAGTCGTTGGGGTGTGAGTTGATCTGTAAGATGTAGTAAGTCATGTCCCCATGTTATTAGACATTGCGTGTTACATGTCAGACGTGGCTGGTACTAATTTCAGAGGTGACAAGTAGCGTATTAAGAAGCCAAATCGTATGAAGTTACATGATTTTAAAGATAATGCACTAAGAGCCTTTGTTAAGATAACTCAAAATACACCATAATTGAACATACAAAACTAACTGATAAATTCTGTATttcataaatcttaaaaatatgacTGTATAGTTTCTGACTGGGAATTTTCATTACCTATGAGAAggaaacattacaaatattttaaaatgatgagGTGTTAGTTAAAGTTAGATTAGCATAGTCTATTTCAGTATATATTGACTTCAagattttaataactattattttaatcttagcaGTGTATTTTTCACAGCAGCTGATTAATTTGTTTCAGTAAACACTTCATAATATAAGTTCACATCACATAAGATACGCAGCTTTCAAATGTTATACCATACTTAATGCACTATAATCAACTGTTAATAATCTTGCTTAAAAATCGGTATAAATACCTTGTTTAAATGAAAGAAAAAGtctgaaatttcaatatttagtagTAATAATGATTTACAAAACTTACCATACAAAATAGAAGGAAAATAAGTCAGGTGTGTTCATGTATTCTCCCTGCCATGGACTGCAGAATCAATATAATTCTTATCAGAACATTCCCACAACTGAGAGCAATTATTTTTGTCCTTGAATATCTATGCATTTGTAATCAGTCAAATAGTAGAAATCGTAATTTGGAACTTTCAACATATTAAGCAGAAAAGACCTTTCGAAAAATATCTGAAGATGGTTCATTcactgtgttttttatatttctatcgAAGGAAGATTGGtcatggaaaaatatttataatacacttGGACACTTGGTAcagacaataatatatttaattattcatgtattaaagtatttttgtaaaatttgaaaactgtataaatagtaacaaatttGTTAAGCAAGTTCATTTGcataattattttctgtgtatttCTTGTTTTAAGTACACTCATTGACCATTACATAACTCTAACACTTATATTTAGCAAGTCATACAACacttatcaaattttaaacaaattttaaggtGGTTACATGGAACCAATAGAAAATGATTATAAACATAAGGGGCTTATGAGTTGAACGCAGaagtacatttgtatatttatttgaatatgcaatagtacgtaaatatgtatattattttatatcgaaTTTCGTTGGAGTGATAAGAAAATTCTTGTATTATTGTAagtgaataaaaatgtaagtcATAAGGTTTTACTTACCATTCAGTTTATCATTCTTTTATATAAGAAATCTAAATACCTAAATAGTATCTGCGGAGAAATTTAACCTCAAATTAAGTAGCTCAAGAATTACAGACGACTCAGTTCATTGCAGTGATGTACATTTACCTATTCAGccattaaaatgtaagtaaattaaacttttaaatataaaaatcttattttcctaaaacgaaaagaaagtattatattttaattaaacagtaTCTGCAATATCGcgatgataaaaaataaaaatcttgattttaatattaacaagttCAACGTTTCCCGAgctaaaacaactttaaaaaattacttttaggtACAATTATACCAGTAAATAGCAAAAAAGGTGGGTCTACGGACTGTATCATATacggtaaatttttaaatttatataaaaaaatttctgtttACTTTATAGCGTTTctagcctgtgcgtaggctagagacgctatccataaattttattcagaaataattttagtttgttttgccgGATAAGAGTGAAAGACAAACTAAAGAACAACGatacaattaacaatttaaattagattaccctgcaagaaaaatatatttaagaacttGAAAATGAAGTTTAATGACAGGTGTTTTTTTGGGGAGGGGAGAGGTAAGACAAAAGGACCAAGATCAAGCTCGCCCGTATTCAGATAAGATTAGGGCCTCGGCTCCCTCAAGGGCCATTTGCAGAAGgaagaaatttattattaaaattttattaaaattttaattaaagttgatTCAAATAATTTGAAGTGAATGAAGTTGTTGCAAAAGTTTCTGAATAATAAACGGAAATAAACAggtatttgttattgaaaattatttaactaacctTGTAACAGATATTCCGACATGACTTGCGTACCAGGTATTATAAGAATGAGATGTTTCTGGGAAAATTATgttgttacacacacacacacacacacacacacacacacacacacacacatacatatataaatatatatatatatatatatatatatatatatatatatatatatatatatatatatatatatattcttaaattctcaatctcaacatttttatattgtcatATAACCCCCAATATAGCAATTTTTACCTTTTCATATTTGAAACCaaacatttcattatatatatacttactgaTGCTTTAAATACAATTGTTTCAAAGGAGTAAAGCTTCATGGAAAAAGAAGTAGgataaacgtttatttattattccttaatCCTGTTTTTAAGAAGCATTTTATGCTTATGTAAAGGGTTCCAAAACTGATTTTAGTGCGCCACCCCAAGCAATGTTTCCAAATGTAA is a genomic window of Homalodisca vitripennis isolate AUS2020 unplaced genomic scaffold, UT_GWSS_2.1 ScUCBcl_4923;HRSCAF=11372, whole genome shotgun sequence containing:
- the LOC124373144 gene encoding uncharacterized protein LOC124373144, yielding MISFVFALIVTKLIFKHLILCLCIGTGIGITDCGGCNPPKVTKEESGPKPPSEFMPPSPLLLLEEESCANQNINEDLTFIEFYGDKVMSSMQWVIDEFWIQCLHAIQYFELW